CAGCAGCaatcaaacagtaaatgagagccaGAACAGCAGTCGCAGGGGCAGTGTCATTAGCGTACAGGTAAGCGAGACATCCTCCAGCATTAATGAATGCACGGCGACAGTCTCGGCTCATCCTAAACAGTGCCTGGAACACTCCTGTGTGCACCTTTAACCTGTTTTGTTCTTCTTAATTGGCTCATTTGTTTaatgacacattttaatgacaagTTTTAATGACACATTTTCACAAATTTCCCCTGCAGGACCAGGATCTTCTCTCTCCTGGCATCATTGTCAACAGCGGACACGGATCAGCGTCTCCAACCTTGGAGGGCAGCCGCCACCTCAGTCGCAGCAACATCGATATCCCACGTACCAGCGCAGGCGACGACACCAAGAGACAGCTGCCTCGGAAGAGAAGTGACTCTTCCACCTACGAGCTGGACACCATAAAGCAGCACCAGGCTTTCCTGTCCAGGTGTGTCGTCCGTGGGAGGACAAACTCTTTATGTGGAATGAACTTCTTTTGTCCTTTTGTCATGCACTGTcagaatatgttttatttttagttccaGGCACGGAAGTGACTTTGTGTTGTCCTCCCAGCTTACATTCCAGTGTCCTGCGGAACGACACAACCTCCCGAAGGTCGAGCAGTAGCACAATGCTGGATGGAGGCTCCCTGGGGAAATTTGACTTCGAAGTGTCCGACTTTTTCCTCTTTGGCTCTCCACTTGGCTTGGTACTTGCCCTGAGAAAGACTGTGATCCCTATGTTAGATGGTGAGCTTCAATTACCAGGCTTTGTACTATCTGTAAAGTGAAAGGTTTGCCCCAGATGGAAATCTGCTTATTACTATAGACACCTATAGACCAGGCTGTCATCAAAATATGCTTGAATTCTTCCCTTCCTCTTTCTTATGTCTCTGGTTTCATTTCTCCCCCTAGTGGCCCAGCTACGACCTGCCTGTCAGCAGGTTTATAATCTGTTCCACCCCGCTGATCCTTCAGCCTCCCGCCTCGAACCTCTGCTGGAGCGGAAATTTCACCTCCTCCCTCCGTTCAGCGTGCCCCGTTACCAACGCTTTCCCCTGGGAGATGGAAACTCCGCCCTGCTGGGTGAGCTCTTTTTACAGATGATAGATGAAAGGCCACGTTAATGTGAAGCTTTCAGTCTTTGTACGTCTGTCTTGGATGCACACACACGAATGCAAAataccctttaaaaaaaaaaaaccccagcaacAACCACTTAAGATCACATCACCTGATGCTTCAGATGCTGATTTTAACCCACTGTCCTTTTTCCCATGGATGCACACCATAGATGGCTTAAAGATGCCTTAGTAGCATGCGTTGAGTTCATTTACAAAGTAGACACTGcctgaaagaaaaatacacgCTTTTCTACTGTTTGTGCTTCGGCATGTTTTGTGAAGCAGTTTATTAATCTCGGTGTTGTCACAGTCCCACTGGTGGTTTCTGTTTGGACTGATCTTTATAGCGGAGGATGCCTACCCTGTTTATACAATTACATGTCTGATGTTCTCGAAGAAAACGCACACAGAATTTAATAAGATCTTTAATGAGgagaaatttcttttttttttaaaaagatatctAACATTATTGAATCAGGAACTGAGGCTTAGTAAGGATGGAAACCGGGGTTAATAAAGATGTTTAATATGGTTAAGATGTTTCTTAATTACTTCAGACCAGAGTTTTTGTGTTCCCTGGTGGTCATGGCCTCCATCAGATCAGCTACCAATGACCATCTTCAGGCcttccaacattttttttttatagcgaTGAAGTTTCAAAGACAATTTCAAGATCACTGTTAAGGCAAGAGAGTTCAAATGATTTCATAAATAGCATATTGCAGGCTTTTTCTAATCTTAGAACAGGGTCATATGTCAGCTTATTGTGTCTctgaggagcagctgtggtcCAGGAAAAAGTGAGCTCCACTAAGGGCTTGACTCTTGTTCCTTGTTCAGTTCTTGCTTCATATGTTTTTGTCTTCCTTGTCTTCTTTCCTTCCTCCTCTCTTGGCCTCCTGTCTCCATATCCGTGTACCTTGCTCTCTACCTCTAAAACCTCCTCCCCCGACTTCTGCCCCTCCACCCACCCCCCTCTGTAGTGGAGACAGTCCAGAGCAACGCTCAGCTGCTGCTTGACAGCGGGCCTCTCCTGTCCCTTCGCTGTCAGGAGACCATCAGTGAGACCTGCATCCCTGTACCTGTGCTAAACTGGCAGGAGGGCTCCCTCAAAGCCACACCCGCCACTATGGAGTGTGTGTAGCCTCTCCCATTCACCTCTATCTGTTCCCAACCCTCATTCGCCGTATCTCTGTCGTCCCTGTGTTCGTCCCTCTCGCCATTACGTCGAGATGCTCAGATTCCAGGCCACCTCTTACACTCTTTGAGTATGTCCATGCTGTCATTTCAGTGTCTCCAAATACTGATAAATGCATATATATTTGACCTTTTGGCATCGTGTCTTCTGgtttacaatttaaaaagaaatgtagcCAATTGGAACATCAAGTCATGGAAATACTCGAGACAAATCTGCTAAGCATCTCTTGTGGTGCTGTGTTTTGCTTTGTGCCATCACATTTTCATGACAGAGTTTGGAAGATGCAagcgtctgtgtttgtgtgctgcgGTTTTAAGGCCGGTTTCATTGTATTTGCATCATCTCTGTAATATTAGCTGATTTGTGGTGACATagggttttttgtttccttttttttttttttttttttttttaatactgtttttttgaatttccaaaaaaaggttttgatgTGCTGCTTGTGACGTGTTTGTGCAGTGGACTTGGAGCTCTGTGTGTACATGCTAAACAGACTGAAGCCTGTGCTGCTTCTTGTGATACTAGTCAGAGGTCTTGTGATTTTACTAAATCTCTgacgttattttattttcaagacATTAGAATAGGCTCTGAATTTAAAAATCACCTCCATAACACACACTAATATTACTGTAGAAGACGTGGATATTTGTGATTTTACATTCACTGTGTGTTTAATGTCTTCATTTACCAGTCACGTGTTGATCGGTGAAGAAATGTGACCGGGGCCTCGCCGCCTGCTGTCACATTTCTCACCTGcattccccctcctcccccaacCGTCACCGTGAGTTCCCCCTTACCTGTGTCTCTGTCTAATGGGATCTCCTTGTTTGGGCTCAATAGCGGATGTTGTTCAGTCTCATGGTGGTGTCTTCATGGACAGTTCGTACCCCTCATCCCCCGTAACGGGCCCCCTCTCCCGGGGCCAGCGGAGGGCCAGTGAGGTCAGCATTGCCAGCCAGGTCTCAGGAATGGCAGACAGTTACACTGCCACCAACATAGCCAACAGTAAGTGCTCTCAATACCAAacagtctctctttctctcttccttccactcacacaaacactcttCTAGTAATTCTCCCGCTTTCTCTCACATTCAGCCCAACTTTTATCTGCTTTTATCTGTCCTAgtttctctttccaacaccccGACATCATTTACTCTCACTCTGACTCTACACACACCCTGCTGTCCTGCAGAAACAGTCTAGTCAGCCACGTTGAGTGTCCCGctcctttttgctcttttctgcTTTGCCAGATTTGGGATTGAAGTGAGACTCATGTAAGGTGATTTATCCATCTCCTGTTAAAACTAAGACAAGATCAGAGTCCCGGAGAAGAAACCAGCTTAGAGCCACTTTCCactgtctgtctttctcttaCTCACTGTCTAAATGTAAATGCAATGAACGAGTGCTGCATTTAATTAATGTGGCGATGCATGTAGACACCTGTTTCCCTCAGCCATTCCTGCATTGTCGACTCCCTATTGCAGTGTTTGCTGAGATAACCGGTACTGTTTCCTCTTTGTTTGAATGTCCTTTGAATtcctcctccccctcacccGTTCACTTCTGTTACCAGAACATTTATTTGTGCCTCATGTTACTGCGCCTGAACACTGCTGTTCAGCCACCCACAGTATAACCCTGGAAATGTGCTTAAACTGATTACGACATGTTTCTCTTCTGCAACAGCATCACTCTGCCCCATTTACCTGAGCGGTTCCTAATATATCTTTAGGGCTTACATAGTCGCAGCTCTTTTTAAAACTCTCCAAGCTGTCCTAAACTGTCACAAGTGAATTTGTATTCATCACATCATATATGGtttctttatctttttgttatttttgctgttgtttttccccccataGCTGAATCAAACCAGGTTAACCAATCCAAAAAATACAGTCTTTTGTCCCTACTCGCCCTATCATCACAAAACAAATTCTTCCTGAAAACTCCTCCCACGTCCCGTAAGGAAACAAAGGCTTGCCAGGCCGCAGGATCTTCTGATGCATACGTAGCGGCAGAGCTGGACGATGAGGCAGACTCTAGTGAACCTCTAAGTCCCACCGGCCAGTACGAGAACTACCGGGCAGGGCTGGACTTTGCTATATCTGATCTGGTCTCACTGGACTCCCAGGCTGAAGTGGACCAAGGTATTTTTATAAGGAAGGGAGCTACTGAAATCAGTGTGAGGCTACGGCTCTCTTCCATGTGCTGCTCTGTTTTGTGCCACAGTCAAAAGACTCAGCGCTGCTCTTCCAAAAAGCCTCTTTGCCTCCCTTTCACTTCATTTTTCTAAAATGTAATTCACAGCGATTCAGGTGCATTCACTGTCACTGATGAGGGGTAATCCATAAATCTAGATGCTGCCGGGGCTTTTAAAATCATTCATCTTTTTCACACGCAGACTAACACAAATAACCACCTTCAGCTGCTCATGTAATCAGCTCTAACTATCGGTTCCTGTTCTCAGCCTTTGGATTTGCTGATAATAACCATTATAAACTCCTTCCTTTCCCTCCTGTAGCTGAAGAACTGCTGGGATTGGTGATGAGTGTGGCTGAAATTTGAATtcaacttctttctttttttgctataACATCAGGGGTGTTGCACCTTTCTGTGGCATCACATACCTCACGCTGGCTCTTTGAGTTTCATCTTACGTCTCTGTACCCTATTCACTCCATTCCCATTGCAGTTGCAGCACGCTGGTGGGGCACAAAGCGGCTGGACTTTGCCCTGTACTGCCCCGATGCCCTAACAGCTTTCCCCACAGTGGCTTTACCGCACCTGTTCCACGCATCATACTGGGAGTCTACTGATGTTGTGTCTTTTCTCCTGAGGCAGGTGAGTAAACAGCAATAATGAAAGTGTTAGGACTTATTCAAAAATTCTCAGTATGAATCACTgaataagataacctttattaagataagataacctttgtcCCCTTTCAGGTCATGAGGCACGAAAACTCAAGCATTCTGGAGCTCGATGGAAAAGAAGTGTCTGAATTCACCCCCTCTAAACCTCGAGAAAAGTGGCTCCGCAAGAGGACTCACGTGAAGATCAGGGTGAGCATCTTATCTGGAAACAAAGTCTGTTTCAGAGAGCTTTAAAGTTTAGTCGGGGACACTACGATACCTGCCATCTAGTTACAAATCAAAAAATagcccttttgtttttctttttttaaattcatttcaatttaaaattttaataaagcaccaaatcacaataactgtTGCTTCAaggcaaagaccctacaataatacagagaaaacgtccaacaatcagatgaccccccccccctatgagcaagcactgggtgacagtggggaggaagatctcccttttaaaaggaagtaaCTGCCGTTAGGGTTGAGGGGAAGGAGACGTGACAACACTCTGGACGACAGCCAAAGATTATTAATGACCAATTCCAaccaatatgcaaaaaaaaaaaaagttgttggtATTTGTAGACtgtttatgtttaaataaagataaagcaacacatcagcattttccctttgtttCTTCTGCATTGACAGAACGTGACCGCCAACCACAGAGTGAATGATGCCGTCTTCACTGAAGATGGCCAGCAGGTCTTGACAGGCCGCTTCATGTACGGCCCTCTGGACATGGTGACTTTGGCCGGGGAGAAGGTGAACATGCTTCTGTCTTTAGTAGCTCACCTGCTGTTAGAGATACCTGGGAAATCTGggtttgagcttttttttaatttttttttattttttaagttcaCTTCTAAGTGGATTTTAAGTCTCATACATTTGAGACATGTGTCTTATGTTTGACAAACAATCCAAAGTTCAGGTATATATAATGATTGCTGTGAAATTTTAGCTTCATAAATTTCAAGATATATTATTGAAAATTGGTCCGTTGACCCAGGACATCTTGAAATCTGAGCCACTGCTTGAGCACAAGTATGTCGCATTCACTGGCCTTACTAGAGTATTCACCAGTTGGCTAGTAGAGCCCTACATTTGAGCACTCACTAATAATGTGAAACATTtagaaaactttttaatgtgaaatatttaatcataaaaatgaagacaatgttgttttcattcaactttACCTCTGGGTTgaggaaatatgaaaaaaaaactcaaatatCTGTCGATCAGCTGCATTGAAAcgcttttgtttccttttcattcCTGCGCAGGTCGACCTCCACATCATGACCCAGCCACCATCGGGAGAATGGGTGTACTTCAACACCGAGGTGACCAACAGCAGCGGGCGCGTGTCTTTTGTCATCCCAGAGGACAAGCGTCTGGGAATCGGCGTGTACCCGGTTAAAATGGTGGTCAGGTGAGATTAGCCTGGTACCAAactgttattgtattttatatattcaagcttTTTGTCCGTTTATCTTCACAGAGCCTGGTTTCCATTTGACTTTTAGCTCACTTTATTGCAgctcattttttctttaatcttttgGTTTCCATTTCcttactctttttctttttattcaccaGGGGTGACCACACGTTCGCTGACAGCTACCTGACAGTTGTTCCACGTAGCACGGAGTTCGTAGTGTTCAGCATCGATGGTTCATTTGCTGCCAGCGTTTCGATCATGGGCAGTGATCCCAAAGTGCGAGCTGGAGCTGTAGATGTTGTCAGGTAGCTGGCTGCTCTACCtctcctgttttcttggctTCACATATTTTCTCCCTGATTGAACTTTAAGATCTGGTGTGTCCTGCTGCTTCTCCTTATTTCAGGCACTGGCAGGATTTAGGCTATCTGATCATCTACGTGACCGGACGGCCAGACATGCAGAAGCAACGGGTAGTGGCCTGGTTGTCTCAGCACAACTTCCCTCATGGCATTGTCTCCTTTTGCGATGGCCTGGTCCACGACCCGCTCAGGCACAAGGCCAACTTCCTCAAGTCtttgacagaggtcagagtggGGATGGGAGAGGGGACAGTGagtgttttaaataaagaacCGAAGCGACAAATGCTGACAACccgttattattttaaaaatgtacccATTTGTTTAGAAGAAGCCAGGATTGAACATTTCTCGTCTTCATTTCTCCGATTTCAGGCACACATGAAGATTTTTGCTGGCTATGGATCAACCAAAGACATCTCAGTCTACACCTCCATTGGCCTCCCTTCTTCTCAAATATACATTGTTGGCAGACCTTCTAAGAAGATGCAGCACCAGTGCCAGGTATCACTTTCTGCAAACGATCCTGTTAATAGTCTcttctcacattaaaaaaaaaaaaactaaagtaaaagctCAAGTCACCGcaaaatgtgttgctttttagTTGACAGTTGTTTCTCTGATCCTTCAACAGTTCATCACAGAGGGATACGCAGCTCATCTGTCCCAGCTGGAGTACAACCATCGCTCTCGGCCAGCCAAGACCACCAGTGCACGCATGGTGCTACGCAAAGGCAGCTTTGGCTTGGGAGCAAACAGTGACTTCTTGAGGAAGAGGAACCATCTGTTACGCACCATCTCCTCTCAGCCAGCCCCCAGCTCTCCGACGGGCAGCATCCACAACAGGCCGGAGCGCACGCAGAGCCAATCAGACAGCGAGCGGCTGGAGCGGGAGCGGCTGGAGCGCGCTCACAGCCACGGCCAGGgaggggcccagcgcagcatgAGCATCA
This genomic stretch from Astatotilapia calliptera chromosome 12, fAstCal1.2, whole genome shotgun sequence harbors:
- the LOC113033054 gene encoding membrane-associated phosphatidylinositol transfer protein 2-like isoform X1, which encodes MLIKEYRIPMPMSVEEYRIAQLYMIQKKSREESCGEGSGVEILENKPYTDGPGGIGQYTHKVYHIGMHIPSWFRSILPKAALRVEEESWNAYPYTRTRYTCPFVEKFSIDIETYYKPDTGNQADVFNMSAAEKRQRTIDPIDIVTDPIPAHEYKSEEDPRLYKSAKTQRGPLWDDWIEEYNNNPGKTPIMCAYKLCKVEFRYWGMQSKIERFIHDVGLRKVMVRAHRQAWCWQDEWYGLTIEDIRQLELETQLALARKMAQFSQAEEATEANGGTPSPDKDQEVKEAISCIEAEAVVPSSGGETLQPRGILTKQWSTSSRSSRSSKRGVSPSRHSISEWRMQSIARDSDDSSDEEFFDAHEDLSDGEEVFPKEIAKWNSNDLMDKIEAAETEETPGELFKEMTVDYERATSEERLDEMRGCLSGQADSSPIPTITVTRHQSESSSQQCLQPSKIHVLILVLHGGNILDTGGGDQNSKQADVNTISTAFDTVMRVHYPAALGRIAIRLVPCPAICAEAFSLVSNLSPYSYDEGCLSSSQDHIPLAALPLLATSSPQYQDAVATVIFRANQVYADFIKSLDGASFSGQVCLIGDCVGGILGFDALCSSNQTVNESQNSSRRGSVISVQDQDLLSPGIIVNSGHGSASPTLEGSRHLSRSNIDIPRTSAGDDTKRQLPRKRSDSSTYELDTIKQHQAFLSSLHSSVLRNDTTSRRSSSSTMLDGGSLGKFDFEVSDFFLFGSPLGLVLALRKTVIPMLDVAQLRPACQQVYNLFHPADPSASRLEPLLERKFHLLPPFSVPRYQRFPLGDGNSALLVETVQSNAQLLLDSGPLLSLRCQETISETCIPVPVLNWQEGSLKATPATMESDVVQSHGGVFMDSSYPSSPVTGPLSRGQRRASEVSIASQVSGMADSYTATNIANTESNQVNQSKKYSLLSLLALSSQNKFFLKTPPTSRKETKACQAAGSSDAYVAAELDDEADSSEPLSPTGQYENYRAGLDFAISDLVSLDSQAEVDQVAARWWGTKRLDFALYCPDALTAFPTVALPHLFHASYWESTDVVSFLLRQVMRHENSSILELDGKEVSEFTPSKPREKWLRKRTHVKIRNVTANHRVNDAVFTEDGQQVLTGRFMYGPLDMVTLAGEKVDLHIMTQPPSGEWVYFNTEVTNSSGRVSFVIPEDKRLGIGVYPVKMVVRGDHTFADSYLTVVPRSTEFVVFSIDGSFAASVSIMGSDPKVRAGAVDVVRHWQDLGYLIIYVTGRPDMQKQRVVAWLSQHNFPHGIVSFCDGLVHDPLRHKANFLKSLTEAHMKIFAGYGSTKDISVYTSIGLPSSQIYIVGRPSKKMQHQCQFITEGYAAHLSQLEYNHRSRPAKTTSARMVLRKGSFGLGANSDFLRKRNHLLRTISSQPAPSSPTGSIHNRPERTQSQSDSERLERERLERAHSHGQGGAQRSMSITASCWGRSSSTKLEPGVFSSK
- the LOC113033054 gene encoding membrane-associated phosphatidylinositol transfer protein 2-like isoform X2 → MLIKEYRIPMPMSVEEYRIAQLYMIQKKSREESCGEGSGVEILENKPYTDGPGGIGQYTHKVYHIGMHIPSWFRSILPKAALRVEEESWNAYPYTRTRYTCPFVEKFSIDIETYYKPDTGNQADVFNMSAAEKRQRTIDPIDIVTDPIPAHEYKSEEDPRLYKSAKTQRGPLWDDWIEEYNNNPGKTPIMCAYKLCKVEFRYWGMQSKIERFIHDVGLRKVMVRAHRQAWCWQDEWYGLTIEDIRQLELETQLALARKMAQFSQAEEATEANGGTPSPDKDQEVKEAISCIEAEAVVPSSGGETLQPRVSPSRHSISEWRMQSIARDSDDSSDEEFFDAHEDLSDGEEVFPKEIAKWNSNDLMDKIEAAETEETPGELFKEMTVDYERATSEERLDEMRGCLSGQADSSPIPTITVTRHQSESSSQQCLQPSKIHVLILVLHGGNILDTGGGDQNSKQADVNTISTAFDTVMRVHYPAALGRIAIRLVPCPAICAEAFSLVSNLSPYSYDEGCLSSSQDHIPLAALPLLATSSPQYQDAVATVIFRANQVYADFIKSLDGASFSGQVCLIGDCVGGILGFDALCSSNQTVNESQNSSRRGSVISVQDQDLLSPGIIVNSGHGSASPTLEGSRHLSRSNIDIPRTSAGDDTKRQLPRKRSDSSTYELDTIKQHQAFLSSLHSSVLRNDTTSRRSSSSTMLDGGSLGKFDFEVSDFFLFGSPLGLVLALRKTVIPMLDVAQLRPACQQVYNLFHPADPSASRLEPLLERKFHLLPPFSVPRYQRFPLGDGNSALLVETVQSNAQLLLDSGPLLSLRCQETISETCIPVPVLNWQEGSLKATPATMESDVVQSHGGVFMDSSYPSSPVTGPLSRGQRRASEVSIASQVSGMADSYTATNIANTESNQVNQSKKYSLLSLLALSSQNKFFLKTPPTSRKETKACQAAGSSDAYVAAELDDEADSSEPLSPTGQYENYRAGLDFAISDLVSLDSQAEVDQVAARWWGTKRLDFALYCPDALTAFPTVALPHLFHASYWESTDVVSFLLRQVMRHENSSILELDGKEVSEFTPSKPREKWLRKRTHVKIRNVTANHRVNDAVFTEDGQQVLTGRFMYGPLDMVTLAGEKVDLHIMTQPPSGEWVYFNTEVTNSSGRVSFVIPEDKRLGIGVYPVKMVVRGDHTFADSYLTVVPRSTEFVVFSIDGSFAASVSIMGSDPKVRAGAVDVVRHWQDLGYLIIYVTGRPDMQKQRVVAWLSQHNFPHGIVSFCDGLVHDPLRHKANFLKSLTEAHMKIFAGYGSTKDISVYTSIGLPSSQIYIVGRPSKKMQHQCQFITEGYAAHLSQLEYNHRSRPAKTTSARMVLRKGSFGLGANSDFLRKRNHLLRTISSQPAPSSPTGSIHNRPERTQSQSDSERLERERLERAHSHGQGGAQRSMSITASCWGRSSSTKLEPGVFSSK
- the LOC113033054 gene encoding membrane-associated phosphatidylinositol transfer protein 2-like isoform X3, yielding MLIKEYRIPMPMSVEEYRIAQLYMIQKKSREESCGEGSGVEILENKPYTDGPGGIGQYTHKVYHIGMHIPSWFRSILPKAALRVEEESWNAYPYTRTRYTCPFVEKFSIDIETYYKPDTGNQADVFNMSAAEKRQRTIDPIDIVTDPIPAHEYKSEEDPRLYKSAKTQRGPLWDDWIEEYNNNPGKTPIMCAYKLCKVEFRYWGMQSKIERFIHDVGLRKVMVRAHRQAWCWQDEWYGLTIEDIRQLELETQLALARKMAQFSQAEEATEANGGTPSPDKDQEVKEAISCIEAEAVVPSSGGETLQPRGILTKQWSTSSRSSRSSKRGVSPSRHSISEWRMQSIARDSDDSSDEEFFDAHEDLSDGEEVFPKEIAKWNSNDLMDKIEAAETEETPGELFKEMTVDYERATSEERLDEESSSQQCLQPSKIHVLILVLHGGNILDTGGGDQNSKQADVNTISTAFDTVMRVHYPAALGRIAIRLVPCPAICAEAFSLVSNLSPYSYDEGCLSSSQDHIPLAALPLLATSSPQYQDAVATVIFRANQVYADFIKSLDGASFSGQVCLIGDCVGGILGFDALCSSNQTVNESQNSSRRGSVISVQDQDLLSPGIIVNSGHGSASPTLEGSRHLSRSNIDIPRTSAGDDTKRQLPRKRSDSSTYELDTIKQHQAFLSSLHSSVLRNDTTSRRSSSSTMLDGGSLGKFDFEVSDFFLFGSPLGLVLALRKTVIPMLDVAQLRPACQQVYNLFHPADPSASRLEPLLERKFHLLPPFSVPRYQRFPLGDGNSALLVETVQSNAQLLLDSGPLLSLRCQETISETCIPVPVLNWQEGSLKATPATMESDVVQSHGGVFMDSSYPSSPVTGPLSRGQRRASEVSIASQVSGMADSYTATNIANTESNQVNQSKKYSLLSLLALSSQNKFFLKTPPTSRKETKACQAAGSSDAYVAAELDDEADSSEPLSPTGQYENYRAGLDFAISDLVSLDSQAEVDQVAARWWGTKRLDFALYCPDALTAFPTVALPHLFHASYWESTDVVSFLLRQVMRHENSSILELDGKEVSEFTPSKPREKWLRKRTHVKIRNVTANHRVNDAVFTEDGQQVLTGRFMYGPLDMVTLAGEKVDLHIMTQPPSGEWVYFNTEVTNSSGRVSFVIPEDKRLGIGVYPVKMVVRGDHTFADSYLTVVPRSTEFVVFSIDGSFAASVSIMGSDPKVRAGAVDVVRHWQDLGYLIIYVTGRPDMQKQRVVAWLSQHNFPHGIVSFCDGLVHDPLRHKANFLKSLTEAHMKIFAGYGSTKDISVYTSIGLPSSQIYIVGRPSKKMQHQCQFITEGYAAHLSQLEYNHRSRPAKTTSARMVLRKGSFGLGANSDFLRKRNHLLRTISSQPAPSSPTGSIHNRPERTQSQSDSERLERERLERAHSHGQGGAQRSMSITASCWGRSSSTKLEPGVFSSK
- the LOC113033054 gene encoding membrane-associated phosphatidylinositol transfer protein 2-like isoform X4; its protein translation is MLIKEYRIPMPMSVEEYRIAQLYMIQKKSREESCGEGSGVEILENKPYTDGPGGIGQYTHKVYHIGMHIPSWFRSILPKAALRVEEESWNAYPYTRTRYTCPFVEKFSIDIETYYKPDTGNQADVFNMSAAEKRQRTIDPIDIVTDPIPAHEYKSEEDPRLYKSAKTQRGPLWDDWIEEYNNNPGKTPIMCAYKLCKVEFRYWGMQSKIERFIHDVGLRKVMVRAHRQAWCWQDEWYGLTIEDIRQLELETQLALARKMAQFSQAEEATEANGGTPSPDKDQEVKEAISCIEAEAVVPSSGGETLQPRGILTKQWSTSSRSSRSSKRGVSPSRHSISEWRMQSIARDSDDSSDEEFFDAHEDLSDGEEVFPKEIAKWNSNDLMDKIEAAETEETPGELFKEMTVDYERATSEERLDEMRGCLSGQADSSPIPTITVTRHQSESSSQQCLQPSKIHVLILVLHGGNILDTGGGDQNSKQADVNTISTAFDTVMRVHYPAALGRIAIRLVPCPAICAEAFSLVSNLSPYSYDEGCLSSSQDHIPLAALPLLATSSPQYQDAVATVIFRANQVYADFIKSLDGASFSGQVCLIGDCVGGILGFDALCSSNQTVNESQNSSRRGSVISVQDQDLLSPGIIVNSGHGSASPTLEGSRHLSRSNIDIPRTSAGDDTKRQLPRKRSDSSTYELDTIKQHQAFLSSLHSSVLRNDTTSRRSSSSTMLDGGSLGKFDFEVSDFFLFGSPLGLVLALRKTVIPMLDVAQLRPACQQVYNLFHPADPSASRLEPLLERKFHLLPPFSVPRYQRFPLGDGNSALLADVVQSHGGVFMDSSYPSSPVTGPLSRGQRRASEVSIASQVSGMADSYTATNIANTESNQVNQSKKYSLLSLLALSSQNKFFLKTPPTSRKETKACQAAGSSDAYVAAELDDEADSSEPLSPTGQYENYRAGLDFAISDLVSLDSQAEVDQVAARWWGTKRLDFALYCPDALTAFPTVALPHLFHASYWESTDVVSFLLRQVMRHENSSILELDGKEVSEFTPSKPREKWLRKRTHVKIRNVTANHRVNDAVFTEDGQQVLTGRFMYGPLDMVTLAGEKVDLHIMTQPPSGEWVYFNTEVTNSSGRVSFVIPEDKRLGIGVYPVKMVVRGDHTFADSYLTVVPRSTEFVVFSIDGSFAASVSIMGSDPKVRAGAVDVVRHWQDLGYLIIYVTGRPDMQKQRVVAWLSQHNFPHGIVSFCDGLVHDPLRHKANFLKSLTEAHMKIFAGYGSTKDISVYTSIGLPSSQIYIVGRPSKKMQHQCQFITEGYAAHLSQLEYNHRSRPAKTTSARMVLRKGSFGLGANSDFLRKRNHLLRTISSQPAPSSPTGSIHNRPERTQSQSDSERLERERLERAHSHGQGGAQRSMSITASCWGRSSSTKLEPGVFSSK
- the LOC113033054 gene encoding membrane-associated phosphatidylinositol transfer protein 2-like isoform X7; protein product: MLIKEYRIPMPMSVEEYRIAQLYMIQKKSREESCGEGSGVEILENKPYTDGPGGIGQYTHKVYHIGMHIPSWFRSILPKAALRVEEESWNAYPYTRTRYTCPFVEKFSIDIETYYKPDTGNQADVFNMSAAEKRQRTIDPIDIVTDPIPAHEYKSEEDPRLYKSAKTQRGPLWDDWIEEYNNNPGKTPIMCAYKLCKVEFRYWGMQSKIERFIHDVGLRKVMVRAHRQAWCWQDEWYGLTIEDIRQLELETQLALARKMAQFSQAEEATEANGGTPSPDKDQEVKEAISCIEAEAVVPSSGGETLQPRGILTKQWSTSSRSSRSSKRGVSPSRHSISEWRMQSIARDSDDSSDEEFFDAHEDLSDGEEVFPKEIAKWNSNDLMDKIEAAETEETPGELFKEMTVDYERATSEERLDEMRGCLSGQADSSPIPTITVTRHQSESSSQQCLQPSKIHVLILVLHGGNILDTGGGDQNSKQADVNTISTAFDTVMRVHYPAALGRIAIRLVPCPAICAEAFSLVSNLSPYSYDEGCLSSSQDHIPLAALPLLATSSPQYQDAVATVIFRANQVYADFIKSLDGASFSGQVCLIGDCVGGILGFDALCSSNQTVNESQNSSRRGSVISVQDQDLLSPGIIVNSGHGSASPTLEGSRHLSRSNIDIPRTSAGDDTKRQLPRKRSDSSTYELDTIKQHQAFLSSLHSSVLRNDTTSRRSSSSTMLDGGSLGKFDFEVSDFFLFGSPLGLVLALRKTVIPMLDVAQLRPACQQVYNLFHPADPSASRLEPLLERKFHLLPPFSVPRYQRFPLGDGNSALLVAARWWGTKRLDFALYCPDALTAFPTVALPHLFHASYWESTDVVSFLLRQVMRHENSSILELDGKEVSEFTPSKPREKWLRKRTHVKIRNVTANHRVNDAVFTEDGQQVLTGRFMYGPLDMVTLAGEKVDLHIMTQPPSGEWVYFNTEVTNSSGRVSFVIPEDKRLGIGVYPVKMVVRGDHTFADSYLTVVPRSTEFVVFSIDGSFAASVSIMGSDPKVRAGAVDVVRHWQDLGYLIIYVTGRPDMQKQRVVAWLSQHNFPHGIVSFCDGLVHDPLRHKANFLKSLTEAHMKIFAGYGSTKDISVYTSIGLPSSQIYIVGRPSKKMQHQCQFITEGYAAHLSQLEYNHRSRPAKTTSARMVLRKGSFGLGANSDFLRKRNHLLRTISSQPAPSSPTGSIHNRPERTQSQSDSERLERERLERAHSHGQGGAQRSMSITASCWGRSSSTKLEPGVFSSK